CCGTACGAAGATAGGTCGCCTTCTCTGCGGCGCTGCGCAGCACCTCGCCTTCGGGCGTGACATAACTGCCATCGGTCTTCAGGCCGGCACCTGAACTTGCCTTCGCGCCTGGCTTCGCCGCGAACTCGACGGTCCACATATAGACGTCTCCAAGACCGGTCGCGATCGGGCCGAGGCTTGCGTTCGCGCCTTGGGGTAGTGATCGTTCGACAGCCCGCAGTCGTTCGGCTATCTGCTGGCGCGCAAAATAGATGTCGGTCCCATCCTTGAATACGGTTGTCACCTGCGCGAACCCATGCCTTGTTAGCGAGCGCGTAGATTCAAGTCCTGGGATGCCGGCGAACGCGGTTTCGATCGGGTACGTTACCTGGCGCTCGACATCGGCTGGCGAGAGGGCCGGTACCACGACGTTGATTTGGACCTGCGTATTGGTGATGTCCGGTACCGCGTCGATGGGAAGACGGGTTAGCGCGACAGCACCGATTATCGACAGCAGAATTGTCACGATGAGTACATGCCACCGGCGAGCGACAGAAAAATTGACGATGCGTGAAATCATGGTTGGAAATCCTGGGAATGTTCTGGGATGAGGAAATTAGTCATCGTCGCCAGCCTCACCTTTGCCGTGTTCGGCTTTCAAAAGATATGTATTGCTCACGGCAATCTGTTCATTTCCTTCCATGCCCGACAATATCTTCACGTAGCCAGCTGCTGCAGCCCCCAGGACGACATGCTTGATCGCGAACCCATCTTTCGCGCGAACAAACACGCTTGGCTTGTCCTCGACGGTTTGTACCGCAGTGCGTGGGATTGCAAGCTGGCCACCATCGGCCTTGCCCGAAAGAGCGATCGAGGCGCGCGCGGTTTCTCCGATGCGCCAGGTACCGCGCTCATTGGGCAGCATCGCGATTGCGCGCACTTGACGCGTTGTTGGATCCAGAATTCGCGACATACTGGTGATCCGGGCGGATCCGGTACGACCATCCGTCGAGACATCAACGGTCGCGCCAACTGCCACGCGCGCCGCGTCATCGGGCGATAGGGACAGCTCGACGGACAGCTTGTCGAGATTGGCGATCTCGAACAAATGCGCGTTCGGTTCGACAATGTCGCCAAGCGCAATCTGCCGGGCTGTAACATTTCCCTTGATGGGCGAGCGCAACATCAGGCGGTTCAGCTGCCCCCCGCCCGCGCCGCCTGCGGCTGACAATTGCTGCTCAGCCAAGCGCAAGCGCGTTCCTGCCTCTTGCGCCGCGGTACGGGCCACTTCAAACTCCTGGCGGGATGTAACTTTTTCGCCGTACAGGCGTTCTTCCCGCTTGAAAGTTGCCTGGCCCAGTTCATATTGGCGTCTTGCAATCTCGATGTCGGCGCGCAGCTGGGCAATGTCGCGGCTTTCGATGACAGCAAGCACGTCGCCGCGACCGACCGCTTCACCCAGATTGCGCCTCACTTCGACCACCCGGCCGCCGACCGAACTGGACACAACGGCCGCCTGCTTGGGATCGGCGGCGATCACAGCCGGGGCCTCAATGGCGCCAGCAAAGGATTGTCGTACCGGCGCAACGTCAATTCCAGCGGCTCGAATCTGCTGATCAGAAATAGTGACAAAATCTTCCTTGCCCTCCGACCCACCTTCTTTCTCTTCGCTTCCGCCGCTCTCCTTAGCCTCGCTCTTGGCCTCGGACTTGGCTTCCGTTTTCTCTTCCTTCGCGTCCTTATCGTTTTTCTTATCGTCGCTCTGTGCCACGACCGATTCTTTTGGCTTTGCCGTTTCAGGCTTGGGGGAGCACGCGCTCAACAGAATGATGGCGGCGCATAGGCCAGATCGATATACCGCTTGCATGGTCAGTCCTTGTAGATTGGAGAGTTGGAACCTTGTAGCCGCGCCAGCCGTGCACGTGCAGTGTGCAATGCCGTCAGCGCATCTACAGACTGCTGGCGGGTTTCAGCCAACGAACGCTCGGCCTCGATCAATTCGAGTTGGGGGAATTTGCCTTCGCGGTAGCCAAGCCGTGCGATGCGTGCCGCTTCCTCAGCAGCGGCCAAGGCGGGACCGTTCGCCGCGCGCGCAGCTGCTGCTGCATCAGCAACCTCGGCGTTTGCCTGCTCCATGGACTGTTCAAATGCCAACCCAGCGGCACGGCGGGCGGCCACCGCTCGATCATATTCGGCCCGCGATCGGGATACAGCTGCCGTGCCTGGATTGAACAGTGGAAGGGGGATTGACAGCCCGAGAACAGCGGCCTTATCGGACGTTTCTCCATAGCGGCGCATTCCGGCGGTCAGTGTAACGTCGGGAATGCGATCACTCCTGGCCGCGATAATGCGGGCGTAGGCAGCGTCGACCTCGGTCTCTGCCGCCACAATTGCCAGTCCCGCGCCAGACCCGGCGGGTGTCTCGATATGTTCGACATGCTCAAACCAGGGCGATGCAATCGTAAATGGCTTCGCAACGCCCGTCAGCCGTACCACATTGGACTGAGCCAACTCGGCTGCGCGCACTGCTTTGCCCAGGCGGACTTCCGTATTAATACGCAGGACGTCCGCGCGCTGCTCTTCGATTGGGGATGCCTTACCGGCCCGCACCCGTTCTCGTGCCGCGTGGAAGGCGCGCTCGGCCAACGCGTGACTCGTTTTCGCTATCTGCGCGTGCCGCTCGCTTGCGGCCAGACTAACGAAAGCCTCGGTTACCTGCAGCGTCAGGTCGGCTTGGGCCGCTCTGGCGCCAATCCCAGCAGCAGTACGTTCGGCCCGCGCCACGCCCACCCTGGCCTGACGCTTACCGCCCAGTTCCAAGGGGATCGAAAACGAGGCCGTCTTTTCACCGCCGCCCAAACCGGTGTAGCGGCCTGAACCCATTACGTTCTCAGCCTCTAACGACAGCGTCGGGTTCGGCCGCAGGCCGGATAGCTGCACGTTGGCCTCGGCTGCACGCACGGCAGCATCCGCCCCCTGGAGAGCGGGAGCCTGAAGCTGCGCCTTCGCCACAGCTTCCCTCAATGTGAGGGCAGTACCATTTTCGACGGCCGATTGGGCAACAGCGGTCGTAGCCAGCAAAGTGGCAATAATGAAGACAGAAATCCGGATACGCATAGGTTCCATGGCTTGACGGGATGGCAAAGAGTCTTTATAAACCTTAATGTCACTTTAAGGTCAAGCGCCATGTCAACTACTTTTACGATTGGCCAACTGGCCAGTGCAGCCGAGATACCGGCTGCCACGATTCGCTACTACGAAAAAATAGGACTGCTCGCGTCGCCGTCCCGCACAGGGAGCAATTATCGGCAGTATGGGAATGACGACCTCGACCGTCTTACCTTTGTACGGCGTGCACGCGACATCGGTTTTACGATTGACCAGGTGCGGAGCCTGCTATTTTTTTCTGACCAAGAGAATGGCGACTGCTGTACGGTAACGGCGCTGACCGAGGAGCATCTTGCTGCAGTGGAACAAAAGATTGCCGATTTACTCTTATTGAAGGACCGACTAGCTGGTCTCTTGACCTCCTGCAGGGGCGGCCTGGTCGCCGATTGCCGCATTATCGATGCCCTGACACCTCGCTAATAGTCAACGTGTACAGTGCTTGACGTTAAAGCTGCTTGAAGCTTTAAGCTGAGCGAATTCAACTCGAAAGTCTATCGCCATGACGCCAGATCCATCTTCCGCTCCCGTTGCCTTGGAAACCGATTTATTCGTGTCCAAGATGGACTGCCCATCCGAAGAGAATTTGATCAAGATGGCCTTGGGGAGCGTCCCAGATATTGACCGCATGGCGGTCGACCTGAACACTCGCACGGTAACCGTGTTTCATCGCGGTGCGCCGGAGGCTCTAGTCGATGCGCTGCTGCCTTTGGGACTGGGCGTCGAACTGCGCCAGTCACGCCCTGCAGCCGCCCAAGCAACACGCACGACCAGCACCCTGGGGATTCCCAAAATGGATTGCCCGTCAGAAGAGAACATGATCCGCATGGCGCTCTCCGATATAGAAGATATCAAGTCGCTCAACTTCGATATCGCACAGCGACAGCTCCACGTGACCCATACCGGCACCATCGATCCCATCCTGTCGAAGCTCATTCCCTTGCAGTTTGGTGCGTATATGATCAGTGCGGCAGCAGCAGTCCCCGAAGATGGTGCCGACGCTGACAAGGCGGGGAACCAGTCGGAGGCGAAAGTCCTTCGCTTGCTCCTCGCGATCAATGCCGCCATGTTTGTAGTTGAATTGGTGTGGGGTCTTATTGCTCAATCGGCGGGCTTGGTAGCCGATTCACTGGATATGTTCGCCGACGCAGCTGTATATGGCCTTGCGTTGTATGCCGTGGGCCGCGCCGCATCGCTCAAGACGCGCGCAGCTCATTTTGCTGGTTGGCTGCAGATGGCGCTTGCGCTCGGGGCACTTGGAGAAGTCGTACGGCGCACTTTACTCGGCAGCGAGCCGGAATCCAGCTTGATGATGGGCGTCGGCGCAGTCGCGCTGGCCGCCAATGTGGCGTGCCTGGTGTTGATCGCAAAGAAGCGTGATCGCGGCGCCCATATGAAGGCAAGCTATATATTCTCCGCCAATGACGTCATTGCGAACATCGGAGTGATTGTGGCGGGGGCACTCGTAGCCTGGACTGGCTCCCATTATCCTGATTTAGTGATTGGCACGGTCATCGGCATCATCGTATTAAATGGGGCGCGTCGAATTCTAAAGTTATAATAAATGGGGCGCCTAGCTACGCCACGGCAAGCGACCCTGGCATCGCAGCATGAGATTATTTCAGCGTTACGCAATCGTCTGGCAGAGCAGGGGGATACGGAACGGGACAGCGATGGCCAATGAGTCGACAAAGCTTCCTTTGGCAACCGAAAGATTCACTGTGTGAGAGCATAAGAAATACCCCCACAAAATCAAGCGGTTACAAGATGATTTGGGTATTTTTACACGAATCCCGGCCGACCCTCAATAGAGAGCCGGTTTTTGACGAGCTTGTAGAAGACACCTGCTTGGTTCTGATCGCGTGCCATGCGCCGAAAAACCCCGTCTTTGACAAGCCTGATCTTCTTGTCGCCGCTGCGCACCTCGGTGCGCGATCAAAGAAAACTAGCGGCGGCGCCGCAACCGGCTGATGAATTTTGTATAGGCCGGCTTGGGCGGGTTCCGCTCGGCTCTTAGAATATTCTTGATATGGACAGGCACTCGTCGCACGGCATAGACTTGCCCGTTAAGCCGCACAACGCAATCCATAAAATGCTTGCCGATGTATGAGGTGTGTTCGCGCACGCTTAGCAATCGCATCCCCATTTGCCGATGTCCGAGGTCGCCGATGCCGTCGGCCTCCTGGCCTGCGTTGCGAACCGTCCACTCGACTGTCGCATAGTCCGGAATGATGTGCGCGTTCTTTATCCGGAAATCCAGCCAACAATCCTTGCCGACGTTAGGGACTTCATTCTCGTACGTTGCGTGGGCCACTTTGCTGTCGCCGAGGTAGACAGTGATTACCACATCGGGGATTTGCATGACCGCCCGGCCCGAGGCTTCTTCTTGCACTTCCACAGCTTCGACTTCTGGCAAGGGCATAAGAAAGGAAAATGGCTCAGACCAAATCAGAGCGGCTGCCGCTTCATCGGCAGCATCGACGGCACGGGCAGCCGCATCGTCAAGGGATTGCAGGTTGCTAAGGAATGCATCCCAAGCGCCGGCAGGCATTCGGTTGAGGTCTTCGTTATCGTCTACTGGATTGCGCACTTCTCGTGACGCGAAGAGCCGCTTGTGAATACGGACGACAACATCCACCAAGGCGTCTTCGTCGTCGCAAAGCGCAAACAGGCGGTCTCCCCATCCCTCTTGATATGCCTGGGTTACTACCACCGTTAGCAGGATGGAAGACGGCCGGGACTCAGGCGTCTCCACGAAAGCGACAGCGGCCCATCCCTTCAGGTACCGGATGAGCCTGCGCAGCTGCTCCCGCGCGCTTCCCGATGCGGCATCCTTAAACCATTTGTATATGGGTTTGGGATCACTTTTTTCCCAGGCGTTACTCAAAGTGGCGAGCTCCCGCGCGTCGGTGGACGGGTCGAGATGGTAGACCGGCGTGTCGATGTGAAATCGCATGTTATACACGGCTCTTGAGCATCGCTCTTTTGCGGGGTCCTCAATTTTGCGGACATCACTACACTCGTCCGCATAGCCAACCAGTTCGGTCTGAACCCATGTGCGAAGCTGCTCCGGAGCTGGGAATGCTTCGCCGTCTTTCTTCTCCCACTGGAAGTAGATGCCGACATCGACATCGTATTCCTCATTAATGTGAACGGGCCGGATCAGCGTGCCGTACTTATACGATCCTTGAAGCCATGTGGAAATCGGATAGCCAGATTCCTCTTGTAGCTTGGGACACACATAGTCACGCATAGCGTTCCACTGCTGCTGCAGGAACTCGCGCTGCTCAGCGGTAGGGGTCACGCGGTTGATGAGTGAGTCGGGCGCGTTTCCGCTGAAAAGATGCGCAGCTTTGGCCATGATTAATTTTTAATGATACGCAAGTAAGGTGTATGGGCGAGAAAGGGCGGCAATGTCGTGTTCACGATGTCGGTGACGGCCTTTTTGGCCAGGCTAATGAGCGTCGAGCGCGCACTTTCTGTTGCGATATCGAGCCCGAGTTCTGCCGCCTGTTCATGCGAGGGTTCGCGATCGATCCGAAGGTAGCGCTCACCGAGGCGATGGGCAATCACCTGTCCCACGAACTGCTGCTGTGCTGAAATCATGACGGAAAGTAGGCGTGCGTCGTCCATCCATGTGGCGATACCAAAGTCGCGGCCGGCGGAATGGGCGACTGAATAAGACCGCGTTGTGGTCCCGATGCTTAAAATGTGTACGGAGCTGGAAGGCACACCGAAATAATGTTCAGCCTCATGAAGAGCGATCTGGTCCGGAGCGTTCGCAAACAGTCCTCCATCGGCGTAACGGTCGCCCCCGATTTCGGCCAACTCGAAGAAGGTGGGGGCCGCTGAGGTCGCGAGCGCAACATCGACAACCTTCAACTTGCTGTCGCGCTGCCACTCTGCCTTGTGCCGTGTTTTAAAGACTTGCGGACTTCCTTGCGTAAGATTGACGGCTGGGATTGCTACAGGATGAATTGCATCGCCGAGAAGCGTACCCGACGGTATCAGTGCCTCTACAGCGGCGCGCAGAGGCGAACTTTCGTATCGTGGCTTACCCAAGTGCCTTGCCAGGTCAATTTTCTTAAAGAATCCATCGTCCGGGGCCCGGCGATCGGCAGGAAAGATCAACGGCCCCCGTGATTCGAATACCTCGACAACCTTCGCCATAGGAATCTCAAACGCTGCGGCGACAGCCACTATTCCACCGATGGACGTTCCACAGATGAGATCGAAGCTTCGACCGATTGGCTGCCCGGTGGCTTCTTCAATACTCGCAAGTGCTTGGGCCGTGAACAGGCCCCGATAACCTCCACCAGTAAGTGCTAATGCGTGAAACTGCTGCTTGTCAGGCCATACTTGGGAATCATCTGCCATAGATCGCCACTAAAATTAAATGTTCAAATATACACCAGTATTTCTCCGCATATATTTTTTCGGCGATACCGGCAAATTCAGCTTTGATAGTCCGGCAAGAGGAGAGGGACATATTGATGGGCGATCGCGAAGTCTCAGGTTCGTGCACGGCGTCCGACAAGCATGCGTCGGCCGCGGGGAAGCAGTGGAAGCAGGTAGCTGCGCAGCAGTCTCTACGCAGCCAAGTCCCTTCGTATCAGGTAAATGTGCAAACTAGGAAGGGATCGACTGCTCCACGGCG
This region of Massilia sp. PAMC28688 genomic DNA includes:
- a CDS encoding efflux RND transporter periplasmic adaptor subunit; the encoded protein is MQAVYRSGLCAAIILLSACSPKPETAKPKESVVAQSDDKKNDKDAKEEKTEAKSEAKSEAKESGGSEEKEGGSEGKEDFVTISDQQIRAAGIDVAPVRQSFAGAIEAPAVIAADPKQAAVVSSSVGGRVVEVRRNLGEAVGRGDVLAVIESRDIAQLRADIEIARRQYELGQATFKREERLYGEKVTSRQEFEVARTAAQEAGTRLRLAEQQLSAAGGAGGGQLNRLMLRSPIKGNVTARQIALGDIVEPNAHLFEIANLDKLSVELSLSPDDAARVAVGATVDVSTDGRTGSARITSMSRILDPTTRQVRAIAMLPNERGTWRIGETARASIALSGKADGGQLAIPRTAVQTVEDKPSVFVRAKDGFAIKHVVLGAAAAGYVKILSGMEGNEQIAVSNTYLLKAEHGKGEAGDDD
- a CDS encoding cyclic GMP-AMP synthase DncV-like nucleotidyltransferase is translated as MAKAAHLFSGNAPDSLINRVTPTAEQREFLQQQWNAMRDYVCPKLQEESGYPISTWLQGSYKYGTLIRPVHINEEYDVDVGIYFQWEKKDGEAFPAPEQLRTWVQTELVGYADECSDVRKIEDPAKERCSRAVYNMRFHIDTPVYHLDPSTDARELATLSNAWEKSDPKPIYKWFKDAASGSAREQLRRLIRYLKGWAAVAFVETPESRPSSILLTVVVTQAYQEGWGDRLFALCDDEDALVDVVVRIHKRLFASREVRNPVDDNEDLNRMPAGAWDAFLSNLQSLDDAAARAVDAADEAAAALIWSEPFSFLMPLPEVEAVEVQEEASGRAVMQIPDVVITVYLGDSKVAHATYENEVPNVGKDCWLDFRIKNAHIIPDYATVEWTVRNAGQEADGIGDLGHRQMGMRLLSVREHTSYIGKHFMDCVVRLNGQVYAVRRVPVHIKNILRAERNPPKPAYTKFISRLRRRR
- a CDS encoding TolC family protein, translating into MRIRISVFIIATLLATTAVAQSAVENGTALTLREAVAKAQLQAPALQGADAAVRAAEANVQLSGLRPNPTLSLEAENVMGSGRYTGLGGGEKTASFSIPLELGGKRQARVGVARAERTAAGIGARAAQADLTLQVTEAFVSLAASERHAQIAKTSHALAERAFHAARERVRAGKASPIEEQRADVLRINTEVRLGKAVRAAELAQSNVVRLTGVAKPFTIASPWFEHVEHIETPAGSGAGLAIVAAETEVDAAYARIIAARSDRIPDVTLTAGMRRYGETSDKAAVLGLSIPLPLFNPGTAAVSRSRAEYDRAVAARRAAGLAFEQSMEQANAEVADAAAAARAANGPALAAAEEAARIARLGYREGKFPQLELIEAERSLAETRQQSVDALTALHTARARLARLQGSNSPIYKD
- a CDS encoding cation transporter; the encoded protein is MTPDPSSAPVALETDLFVSKMDCPSEENLIKMALGSVPDIDRMAVDLNTRTVTVFHRGAPEALVDALLPLGLGVELRQSRPAAAQATRTTSTLGIPKMDCPSEENMIRMALSDIEDIKSLNFDIAQRQLHVTHTGTIDPILSKLIPLQFGAYMISAAAAVPEDGADADKAGNQSEAKVLRLLLAINAAMFVVELVWGLIAQSAGLVADSLDMFADAAVYGLALYAVGRAASLKTRAAHFAGWLQMALALGALGEVVRRTLLGSEPESSLMMGVGAVALAANVACLVLIAKKRDRGAHMKASYIFSANDVIANIGVIVAGALVAWTGSHYPDLVIGTVIGIIVLNGARRILKL
- a CDS encoding CBASS cGAMP-activated phospholipase; amino-acid sequence: MADDSQVWPDKQQFHALALTGGGYRGLFTAQALASIEEATGQPIGRSFDLICGTSIGGIVAVAAAFEIPMAKVVEVFESRGPLIFPADRRAPDDGFFKKIDLARHLGKPRYESSPLRAAVEALIPSGTLLGDAIHPVAIPAVNLTQGSPQVFKTRHKAEWQRDSKLKVVDVALATSAAPTFFELAEIGGDRYADGGLFANAPDQIALHEAEHYFGVPSSSVHILSIGTTTRSYSVAHSAGRDFGIATWMDDARLLSVMISAQQQFVGQVIAHRLGERYLRIDREPSHEQAAELGLDIATESARSTLISLAKKAVTDIVNTTLPPFLAHTPYLRIIKN
- a CDS encoding helix-turn-helix domain-containing protein; the protein is MSTTFTIGQLASAAEIPAATIRYYEKIGLLASPSRTGSNYRQYGNDDLDRLTFVRRARDIGFTIDQVRSLLFFSDQENGDCCTVTALTEEHLAAVEQKIADLLLLKDRLAGLLTSCRGGLVADCRIIDALTPR